From the Hordeum vulgare subsp. vulgare chromosome 1H, MorexV3_pseudomolecules_assembly, whole genome shotgun sequence genome, the window CGCGCATCACCGGCACCCGGCAGCACCGGCAAGCATTACATCACAACATTGGCGCGTGGAGCTTGGCAGCGGTGCACCCATGGCCATGGCGGAGGTGCCTCTCTGCAGCAACGTGAGTGTTGCAATGCAGCGTTTGCCCCGTCAGGGTTACCGTCGCAGCCGCTGGCGAAGCTTCATCGCATCACCCATGACTCCCACCGGTGCTTCCATTGAAGGCTCCATCACAGCAGTTGTGATGTCGCGAaccggtgatgccctctctcgcgGCCGACCCCACAGTGAAACGTCGGCAGCGAGGATGGGTATTGCGTTGCAGCATCGGCCATCACCGACGAGTGGTGCATCACATCGCTACAATACCGGCGAGCACTTGCAACGCAGCACGAGCGAGTGTTGGATTGTAGCATGGACTTTGGGCAACGGGCTTGTAGCATCCCTCAAACGTCGACGTTGGTGGAAGGAGGAGTAGGGGAAGCAAAATCTCATTAGTGGCGAGGTCGGAGGAAAGGCGAGACCGAGAGAgacaagaggaagaagacgctCGACGGCTGGATTCCAGAGAAAGGAGACGACCAACGGCTAGAAACGAGAGGATAGGGTGAGAGAAGATAAGGATAGGAGATGCGGTGGGTGTGGGTCATGGGTTGGGCAACGTCTCAAATGGAGAAGACAGTTTACGTGAGAGACAAATCAGCCGGTTGAGAACAAGAGTTTTCCTATCCAAAATGAATTTCCCCAAACTCACCTGGAATTCCATGCTGATTATCTTCAACATTAGATTACTCTACCGAAATAAAAAAGCATCAGTATACATACCTTATGACAGTGTGACAAAGCACAACTGGCACCAAAAACATTGCAAAAATATTAAGACGACACAGAACCTCGAAAAATAAAGCCAACCATGTTCAAGGCAACCAACCAACAGTGCATCTCGTTTGTAAAATGAGCAGAAAGTTACAAATATCAGTTCAACAATGGCTTACAGAGCTGCATCCACATCAACAAGTTTTGGCCAGAAGTTTATCTAGTTGGCTGGCATCTGTCTAGTTACAATGGGAATTTATCTAACTAAACCAGAGCAATGAATTTAACAGCTGCATGGGTACACACACTGTCGGTATGTCTGCTCAGCCCATAACGATCATCCCTAATAGAATCATGGAGCATAGTGCAGGCTACCTTCGCGAGATAGCAGACCGCATAGAGCGTGATGCAGCCCAACCACGCAAAATGGTAGACCATGGAGTTTACGGCAGCTGGGTAGCCTAGTCTTGGGAAGACACCCTTGGCGAGCACATAAGGAACACCCAGAGCAGCTACTAGCTTCGTTGCAAAAGATCCGATCTTTGAAAGAGATTCCAGCTTGTCTCCGGTCCAATAGTTCTCAATGGAATCGGCCAGGGAAGGGAGCCCGCCTTTGACTTTGTACCGACGTGCCTTCAACAATAAAAAAATGTGTCTGTTAGAATATTTGCTACTTTTATCCGACCATATTAACCTAAGTAGAGTGATTCATGAATTAGCTGCATTCCCTAATACAAGTGTGCCAGTTCCAAGGGTGAGGGAAAAAATATGAGCCAACAATGGGGAAGGGAACTAGCTAGATACAAAAGACCCCAAGGTTACAATGATAACGTTGAAAATTAGATTGAATAAAAGCAAGACATGAATGCATCTATTTTGGTAGTTGAGTTCAGCaggttttatttttatgttttgcaACTAGTACATCATGAGAAATTATACCCAATACAATTAATTATGCCTAGATACACATATAGGGAATAGGGTAATAATTTATGTTTCGAGGTCTGCAAAGAAACAATGGTAGTTGTAACTCACCAATTTGGTCCCATATATCTGTGTTATCCGCCCGAGGGACCAAGTGCAGAAAAAGTCTAGAACTGGAACATCACTACCAAGCCCAATGAAGGGTGAAAGCAGTGATAAGTCAACCAGCAAACCGATCCAAAGAGGAATGAACAAAATCTGGTAACAGACAGTTGAAGTTCCTGAGATGTAGCATAAAATACTCAAAAAAGATATATGTTCAAATGAAGGCGGATCGGCTAAATTACTCACCCATATGAAGAAAATCAGATGCATCTCCAAAGCTACAAGGCGTGTACCCCCATAAGCCACGCGGACAAATGCATCTCTAGAGGCGGCAATAACAATTGATACTACGCCAAATCCAGTGGCAATAGCAAACAGATCTAACAGAAAAGGTTGCACACACAAGTAAGCTCAAATAAAATAAATTGTTTTTTCTTTACAAAGGAAGTCCACTAAGCATCAATGAACAATAATTACCATTGGACTTCATTTGACCTCGTAGTGGCAGCTCAGGGACGGCAAATACCAATGTACGGCCAATAGAGATCGAAGATAAAAGCATAACAGAATTGAATATCGCAACTGCCAACCATGATAGCACCACCTGTGGCATTGTTTGAACAACAACAAATCTCCTAGTACAATGTGCAACAAAGGTCATCTACCGAAAATTGTGTGGCCAAGCAAAAGGCTTTAGTTCATTTTGAATGGTCAAAGGTAGATTCAAATATAAAATGAGCATATATGTAGTCAAGCCATAATAAGTGCAGAGAGTTTTCTTCGGTACAACCCTCTAGAAAAGTCTACAGACTTTGATGCAGATTAAAGGTGGAGATTAGAAATTACACCTTCAATAAAAAATATTAGACTGTTATGATCTCTTTTGATCCATTGGGAAAATAGGTATTATAATTAATTGATCTACGAGAATACCCTTTTTAAGTAACTTTAAGATACGTGTAAACTTTTAGGGGGGAGGGGAGTGTACCGACTACCGAAGCAAAACTCAAGTACAGATTCTGCAGTTTTCCATGAATGAACAAAACTATGCATGGGTGCTTACCTTCTATTGTTAACTTCATCGCTTCTATCATAATGCTCCCTCGGTGAGACAATGTTCCACAGGGCATCTCCAACAGTGAAGAGCCAATAGCATCTTACCCTCCAGACTAACCACTCAAGGTATAAAACTGTATTGTCAACGAGAAACTTGAGATAAAGAATACCAGAAAGTGCCTCTGCGTAGTACCGTGGACCTTGCCAGAATGATGTTCCCTTAGCAGGACGATCAAAGTAGCTACGATCCACAAATATAAATTAGATGGGTTAACTCGCAAAAGCTGGAAGATACATCAGATGGAGAACACATATAATATACTTACGTGATGTCTAGTGGGAACACCTCAGGTGTCAATTGGACAGCAATTTTAGTAGGAACCAGGACTACTAGAGCAATAAATGCAATGTCGTCAAAAAGTCCAGGAAGCCTCTTGAAATAGAATATATAGAATGGTTCACGAATATTGTGTTTGACAAAGCGAATCATAATCCCTGGCTTCAATACCTACTCAAAAAGTACAACACTCACTGTACCCTGAACTGTATACTGCATACTTCATTGACATGATACAGATATAATA encodes:
- the LOC123403006 gene encoding probable E3 ubiquitin ligase SUD1, with translation MAASASAPPGAPRRRGSADMGAQVEQLCCVCHLPADPVRKLAPLRRGYFVHYDCERSWTDSRDRGRCELCDRKAQRLSVWEFMAGLPAKLTSLLLPLFFAVCAVGETAIHLITLQTWHLLFASTFAQAHHLVTLRLSATSIIASASFFAAFANRFAPFAVAPFARWVKRLETRCQGWWGTDGWQVLALFTVEACLVVLIADMAVACIFGLLPFSLGRIILWCMPCFNFDNVDEVDSYTSTSTTILVGYGFILSVGVFFVGLNTFRQYLTGERLTIIILFKKLSGIFFRGILRLIIVANIGVNLLYTYILHPLFIGWLLDICTSKLFDATMSQRFKLLIAPSFDSMALHWFTGRNILSLRPRVFVFLRKVLKPGIMIRFVKHNIREPFYIFYFKRLPGLFDDIAFIALVVLVPTKIAVQLTPEVFPLDITYFDRPAKGTSFWQGPRYYAEALSGILYLKFLVDNTVLYLEWLVWRVRCYWLFTVGDALWNIVSPREHYDRSDEVNNRRRFVVVQTMPQVVLSWLAVAIFNSVMLLSSISIGRTLVFAVPELPLRGQMKSNDLFAIATGFGVVSIVIAASRDAFVRVAYGGTRLVALEMHLIFFIWILFIPLWIGLLVDLSLLSPFIGLGSDVPVLDFFCTWSLGRITQIYGTKLARRYKVKGGLPSLADSIENYWTGDKLESLSKIGSFATKLVAALGVPYVLAKGVFPRLGYPAAVNSMVYHFAWLGCITLYAVCYLAKVACTMLHDSIRDDRYGLSRHTDSVCTHAAVKFIALV